In a single window of the Hymenobacter sp. YIM 151858-1 genome:
- a CDS encoding LytR/AlgR family response regulator transcription factor, with protein sequence MITCLIVDDEQGAIDILQAYISKTPFLELVGACTNPIDALDLLRSRPVDLLFLDIQMPQLSGLAFMRLLQGKTKVVLTTAYSEFAVEGFELDALDYLLKPIAFERFLKAAQKALNASLEPTGRWKPVEQADDYIFVKTESKGKMTKVNFDEIVFVEGMKNYVSINTREDRIVTLLNIKALEDRLPAKKFIRVHKSYIVSLDKIRALDGNQILFKDMKAYVPLGETYRTAFFDALQEKVMGGRK encoded by the coding sequence ATGATTACCTGCCTGATTGTTGACGACGAGCAAGGAGCTATCGATATCCTGCAAGCCTACATTAGCAAAACTCCCTTTCTGGAACTGGTAGGCGCCTGCACCAACCCGATCGATGCCCTGGACCTGCTTCGCAGCCGGCCGGTGGATTTGCTGTTTTTGGATATTCAGATGCCCCAGCTTTCGGGGCTGGCCTTCATGCGCCTGCTGCAAGGCAAAACCAAAGTCGTTCTCACGACGGCTTACAGCGAGTTTGCCGTGGAAGGCTTTGAGCTTGATGCCCTCGACTACCTGCTCAAGCCCATCGCGTTTGAGCGCTTTCTCAAGGCGGCGCAAAAGGCGCTCAACGCCTCGCTGGAGCCCACGGGCCGGTGGAAGCCGGTCGAGCAAGCCGACGACTACATCTTTGTCAAGACCGAGAGCAAGGGCAAGATGACTAAGGTAAACTTCGACGAAATCGTGTTTGTCGAAGGCATGAAAAACTACGTTTCCATCAATACCCGGGAGGATCGCATCGTCACCTTACTTAACATCAAAGCCCTGGAGGATCGGCTACCGGCCAAAAAGTTTATCCGGGTTCACAAGTCATACATCGTATCGCTGGACAAGATCCGGGCTCTGGACGGCAACCAGATCCTGTTCAAGGACATGAAGGCCTACGTCCCGCTGGGCGAAACCTACCGAACCGCCTTTTTCGACGCGCTGCAGGAAAAAGTCATGGGCGGCCGGAAGTAG
- a CDS encoding sensor histidine kinase, with product MQLTLTRWRRALRRPVVIHVLIWVGFTLYEQATFLFMNGATNGLAAVTANYLLNAAFFYANSALLLRQVAQSRYVSYALLALLALAVYALLRTGLNLHLGPLLGWSLPAAVTYKNLWVTSVYRGSFFLFASLGYGAARYALQLERQRRLQEMQLRHTENSLMAANLAFLKSQINPHFLFNSLNFLYSQVYPHSDSAARGILLLSDLMRYALQDDHNGKVMLTEEVQHLQNYIALNQLRFNQQLQVDFAVRGSVEYRMILPLVLITFVENCFKHGELADPANPVLIRLSVEQDRLTFQTRNKIRRGPKEKSTGIGLVNTRRRLDMVYPNRHNLHVAEDAGFYTCTLTMEL from the coding sequence ATGCAATTAACCCTTACCCGTTGGCGGCGCGCGCTGCGCCGGCCGGTTGTTATTCACGTGCTGATTTGGGTTGGCTTCACGCTCTACGAACAGGCCACGTTCCTGTTCATGAACGGGGCCACCAACGGACTGGCCGCCGTTACGGCCAACTACCTGCTTAATGCCGCCTTTTTTTACGCGAACAGCGCGCTGTTGCTCCGCCAGGTTGCGCAGAGCCGTTATGTGAGTTACGCCCTTTTGGCCCTGCTGGCTTTGGCCGTTTACGCCCTGCTCCGCACCGGGCTCAACCTGCACCTGGGTCCCCTGCTGGGCTGGTCTTTGCCGGCCGCGGTGACCTACAAGAACCTGTGGGTTACCTCGGTGTACCGGGGCTCGTTTTTCTTGTTTGCCTCCCTTGGCTACGGGGCGGCCCGCTACGCCCTGCAGCTGGAGCGCCAGCGCCGCTTGCAGGAGATGCAGCTGCGCCACACGGAGAACAGCCTGATGGCAGCCAACCTGGCTTTTTTGAAAAGCCAAATCAACCCCCACTTCCTGTTCAACTCCCTGAACTTCCTTTACTCCCAGGTGTACCCCCACTCGGATTCCGCCGCCCGAGGAATTTTGCTGCTCTCCGACCTCATGCGCTACGCCCTGCAGGACGACCACAACGGCAAGGTGATGCTGACCGAGGAGGTGCAGCACCTGCAAAACTACATTGCCCTGAATCAGCTGCGCTTCAACCAGCAACTGCAAGTGGATTTTGCGGTCCGCGGCAGCGTGGAATACCGGATGATCCTGCCCTTGGTGCTGATCACCTTCGTGGAGAACTGCTTTAAGCACGGGGAGCTGGCGGACCCCGCGAATCCAGTTCTCATTCGCTTAAGCGTTGAGCAGGACCGGCTCACCTTTCAGACGCGCAACAAAATCCGGCGGGGCCCCAAGGAAAAGAGCACCGGCATCGGCCTGGTTAACACGCGCCGGCGCCTGGATATGGTATACCCCAACCGCCATAACTTGCACGTGGCGGAAGACGCTGGCTTTTATACGTGTACCCTAACTATGGAACTGTAA
- a CDS encoding glycoside hydrolase family protein, translating into MRATEISAAPLGELAVYGYCVDKSLNRPADPALTQRLYRRLPEQLDELLPSLLAWQLDTLCAAAWLQAAWSAEGVALPGAAAQLAQLDEQVQQRAVQLSQTASRENRRAYFRSLRYLNLRRPMSEPLLWRLLEGGLPPLVFCPGQAVPLGLNGGLAGELLLLLHLHRDGVAVPGLDQHLRVSLQLLFSARQSVDFQAGHYSVFPYELRGSAGEPAFSAELSWQRGDLGLALLFYEAAALFDDQELFKTAELVGLNALLRTSTAETLVTTAGWQRGAAGLATLYAKLHQLSGQPAYRAGYDHWLGQTQRWLPQALQAEQQVTTAAVSDTIRVGLVLLSALKGKVLLWESALLY; encoded by the coding sequence TTGCGGGCCACCGAGATTAGCGCGGCCCCGCTGGGGGAACTGGCAGTCTATGGTTACTGCGTAGATAAAAGCCTGAACCGGCCCGCGGATCCTGCGTTAACGCAGCGCCTGTACCGGCGGCTGCCCGAACAGCTCGATGAACTGCTGCCTTCGCTGCTGGCCTGGCAATTGGATACGCTTTGCGCAGCCGCCTGGCTGCAAGCGGCCTGGAGCGCGGAAGGGGTAGCGTTGCCCGGGGCGGCAGCCCAGCTTGCACAGCTCGATGAGCAGGTGCAGCAGCGAGCCGTCCAGTTAAGCCAGACTGCCTCCCGCGAAAACCGACGAGCTTACTTTCGCAGCCTGCGCTACCTGAACTTACGCCGCCCAATGTCCGAGCCGCTGCTGTGGCGGCTGCTCGAAGGGGGACTGCCCCCGCTGGTTTTCTGCCCGGGGCAGGCGGTACCGCTGGGCCTAAACGGGGGATTAGCTGGCGAGCTGCTGCTGCTGCTGCACCTGCACCGGGACGGGGTAGCCGTTCCCGGCCTGGACCAGCACCTGCGGGTAAGCCTGCAGCTGCTGTTTAGCGCCCGGCAGTCCGTTGATTTTCAGGCGGGTCACTACTCCGTGTTTCCCTACGAGCTGCGCGGATCGGCGGGCGAACCTGCCTTTAGCGCCGAGCTAAGCTGGCAGCGCGGCGACTTAGGCCTCGCCCTCTTGTTTTATGAAGCTGCCGCCTTGTTTGACGACCAGGAGTTATTTAAGACCGCGGAGCTGGTAGGGCTTAATGCGCTGCTGCGCACCTCAACGGCGGAGACCTTGGTAACTACCGCCGGGTGGCAGCGGGGAGCCGCCGGGCTGGCCACCCTGTACGCCAAGCTGCACCAGCTGAGTGGCCAGCCCGCTTACCGGGCCGGCTACGATCATTGGCTCGGCCAGACGCAACGATGGCTGCCCCAGGCGCTCCAAGCGGAGCAGCAAGTAACTACCGCCGCCGTATCCGACACAATCCGGGTCGGCCTGGTGCTGTTATCGGCGTTGAAGGGCAAAGTGCTGTTGTGGGAGAGTGCTCTGCTCTACTAA
- a CDS encoding TfoX/Sxy family protein — protein MATTPSFVDFVTGQLAGALDVSAKKLFGEYGLYAGGKLFGLVCDNQLFLKPTKAGRAFLGEVVEQAPYDGAKPAFLIDDKLEDSRWLSELVGVSLAELPAPKAKPVKG, from the coding sequence ATGGCCACCACCCCGAGCTTCGTTGATTTTGTAACCGGGCAGCTGGCCGGCGCACTGGATGTGTCGGCCAAAAAGCTGTTCGGCGAATACGGCCTGTACGCCGGCGGCAAGCTGTTTGGCTTGGTGTGCGACAACCAGCTGTTCCTCAAGCCCACCAAGGCCGGCCGGGCATTCCTGGGCGAGGTAGTCGAACAAGCCCCGTACGACGGCGCGAAACCGGCTTTCCTGATCGACGACAAACTCGAGGACAGCCGCTGGCTCAGCGAGCTGGTTGGGGTATCCTTGGCCGAACTGCCGGCGCCCAAAGCCAAGCCCGTGAAAGGCTGA
- a CDS encoding tyrosine-type recombinase/integrase — MEKSAQLAVVVPTRNHALVELPPSVARYVEAGLHGAENTKRGYAADLRSFQDFCEHHQLVHLPADVTTVAAYVSQLADRGLKLATIRRHVAAISKLHQLAGQTSPTNHEALNVVLDGIARVVGKRQRQAPAFTVAELKQAIRAMDLTTPTGLRDRAVLLLGFAGAFRRSELVALNVEDVELTRQALVIHLQRSKTNQYGQEEEKAVFYAPSADYCPVRAVQEWVECLGQTTGPLFTRMSRGNKERPAQPGRARLSDQSVNDLVQRHLGAIYTAHSLRASFVTVAVEAGQSNKAIKNQTKQKTDAMIERYARLDDVKRFNAAQYLGL, encoded by the coding sequence ATGGAAAAGTCAGCTCAGCTTGCAGTGGTCGTGCCCACCCGGAATCATGCGTTGGTGGAGTTGCCGCCCTCGGTGGCCAGGTACGTCGAGGCGGGCCTGCACGGTGCGGAGAATACCAAACGTGGGTACGCAGCTGACTTGCGGAGCTTTCAAGACTTTTGCGAGCACCACCAGCTAGTGCACCTGCCGGCAGATGTGACGACCGTTGCAGCGTATGTATCGCAGCTAGCGGATCGTGGATTGAAGCTGGCTACCATTCGTCGGCATGTGGCTGCTATTAGTAAGCTTCATCAACTCGCTGGCCAGACTTCGCCTACGAACCACGAAGCGTTGAACGTGGTGCTGGACGGCATTGCGCGCGTGGTTGGTAAGCGTCAACGCCAGGCACCGGCTTTTACTGTGGCGGAGTTGAAGCAAGCTATTCGGGCAATGGACCTGACAACTCCCACTGGACTCCGGGATCGAGCAGTGCTGTTGTTGGGCTTTGCTGGTGCGTTTCGTCGGTCAGAACTGGTGGCGCTCAATGTCGAAGATGTCGAACTGACTCGCCAAGCTCTGGTAATTCACCTGCAGCGCAGCAAGACTAACCAGTATGGTCAGGAGGAAGAAAAAGCTGTCTTTTATGCTCCCAGCGCGGATTATTGTCCTGTAAGGGCAGTGCAGGAATGGGTTGAATGCTTAGGCCAAACTACTGGGCCTTTATTTACGCGCATGAGCCGTGGCAATAAAGAGCGTCCAGCTCAACCTGGAAGGGCCCGTCTAAGCGATCAAAGTGTAAACGATTTAGTACAAAGACATTTGGGGGCCATTTACACCGCTCACTCCTTGCGTGCATCCTTCGTAACAGTGGCCGTAGAGGCTGGACAATCGAACAAGGCAATCAAAAACCAAACTAAGCAGAAGACAGATGCGATGATTGAACGTTATGCGCGATTAGATGATGTGAAGAGGTTTAATGCAGCACAATATCTTGGGCTATGA